The following is a genomic window from Myxococcota bacterium.
GCGCGCCTCGCTCGGCTGGAGGGTGACTCGCACTTGCTGGCGCGCTCCGCGCTCGCCTACGCGGGCCGCCCGTTCCCGCTCGAGGCGCAGGAGCCGCTGCTGAACTGGCTGCGCGCGGCGCGGCAGGCTCCAGCGAACGACGAGTCACTCGACGCGCGGGTCGCCAGCCGGCTCGGGGCCGAGCTGGCCGTGGCGGGTCCCGAGCACGCGGACGAGTCCCAGGCCCTGGTGCGCGAGGCCGAGCAGCGCGCGCGCCGGCTCGGCGATCCACTCACTCTGTCGCGGGTCCTGTACGACGTGAACTTCGCGACCTTCGCCCCGCGCGAGCCACGCGCGTGGCTCGCTCGCGTCGAGGAGACCCGCCGCTTCGCGTCGCGCTGCCAGGACCTCGAGCTCGAGCTCCGGTGTCTGCCCGCGGTGTTCGGCGCGCACCTGCAGCTGGGCGAGCGCGCCGGCGCCGAAGCCACGCTCGAGGCGTGCCGGAGCTTCGTGCAGGACCACCCCTCGAGCTACGGCGACGCGGTCCTCTCTTCGCTCGAGGCGCTGATCGCGATGCTCGACGGGCGCTGGCCGGACGCGCTGGCCCGGATCGAGCGCATCGACGCGTACGCGCGCAGCTCCGGCAGCCTGGGTTTCCTGGCGATCACTGCGGGTCAGCGCTTCTGGATCGCGTTCGAGCAGGACCGATCCGCCCTCCTGCTGCCGGCGCTCGAGGCCCTGGCCGTGCGCTTCCCGCGCGTGTGGCTCGTGACGGCGCTGCGCGCGCTCGGGCATGCGCAGGCGGGCCAGATCGAGCCCGCGCTCGCCGGCCTCGGAAGGGTCGTCGAGGCCATCCCCGCGATGCCCTACGACTGGAGCCGGCTGCCTGCGCTGTGTGTGTGCGCCGAAGTCACCTTCCGTGCGAGCGCGCCGATCGCCGCCGCAGCGCTCGAGCTCGAGCTCGCGCCTTACGCCGCGCTCGGCGCGGTGTCGGGAAACGCCTCTCAGTACTACGGCTCCGTTTCCCAGGCGCTGGGCTGGCTGGCTGCGGCGCGCGGCCGCACCGGTGCGGCGCTCGAGCACTTCCAACGTGCGCACGACATGCACACTGCGTTGCGCAGCCCGCCCTGGTGCGCGCGCACGCAGCGCGCGATCGACGAGCTCAAGCCCGGGCGCCGAGCCACGCGCAGAATCTCCTGAGCCGCTGCGTTATGCTCCGCAGTGCGGGGGGATCCGGAGACTTCGCATGGCAGTGCGCTTTCCGTCACTCGAGTTCTTCCAGGCGCTAAAGCAGCGCACGCTCGACGACAAGGCCCGGTTCGAGAAGCTCGGCTACTGCGACACGACGTTCGGCGTGCGCATCGGCAACGAGCTGTTCGCGGTCGCCTTCGAGGTCTACGAGTGCACGGGCGTGAGCCGCGCGAGTGACTCGCGCGACCTCGACTTCGTGCTCGAGGCGCCGCCCGAGCTGTGGCGCGAGATGGTGGCGTCGATCATCGCGAACGGCGGGGCCGACCCGGCGCACACGCTGAATACGCTCTCGCACGTGGGCGACCGCATGAAGCTCGAGTCGAACGACGCCGAGGGCAACGACAAGTTCTACCGCTTCCAGGCCAGCCTGCAGGAGTTCTTCGACCAGGCGCGGAACTTGGAGGTGACCTTCCCGACCGCGGGTCGGGTGCCCGCGGGAGCATAGGTATGGCCTACATCGCGCCCAAGGACTACGCGGCCGACCCGGAGATCGTGGCCAAGATCCTGCGCACCATTTCGGGCCAGCTCGAGCTCGACTGGATGAAGCGCGTGGGCGAGCCCGCCGCCTTCCGGCCCAGCCAGCCCAGCCGCGGACTCACTCTGGACGACATCAACCAGGGCGGCTACGGGCCGGACAAGCTGCCCGAAGTGATTCGCCACAACTTCTCGATGGCGCCGCGCGGCTCGCTCATGCCGCCGGGCCTGCCGTCGCTGGGCTACCGCGTGAACCGCAAGAGCGACGTGTGGGCGGACGTCGCGGCCAGCCTGTTCGAAGAGTCGAAGTCGCGGCGCTGGGCGCCGGCGCGCGACGTGCCGTGGAGCGCGCTCGACACACCGGCGCACGACCAGCGCCACGAGCTGGCGCTGTGCCAGATCGCCACCGGCCTGATCTCGATCGGGCTCGTGTCGTGCGACGTCGCGGCCTCCTGGGAATGGCGCATGAACCAGGAGTTCCACGAGATCAAGTATCTCCTGTGCGCGCAGATGTTCGACGCGGGGCGGATCGCCGAAGCGTTCCGCAAGCGCGCGCTGTACGGCGGCGGGTCGCTGGGCGTCGACAGCCGGCCGCTGGGCGAGCTGCTCAAGTCGATCTTCCTGTCCGACACCTATCCCGAGGCGTCGGTGAGCATGAACCTGCTCTTGTTCTCCTGGGTGCAGGCCATCGGCAGACACTGGGCGGCGCACGCCAGCAACGCCGCCGACGCCTACCTGGGCGGGCAGCTCGCCCAGGACGCCACGCGCTTCGTGAGCTACGGCGTCGACCACGTGCGCAGTCACCTGCACGCGCGGCCGCTCCAGGCCGAGGCGCTCGCCGACCACCTCGACCTGTGCGAGAACGCGCTGGTGGGGGCGCTGGGCGCGCCCGAGCTGATCGAGCCGCTGGTGATCGTGTCGGGCGGCTTCGAGCCCGCGGCCGCGTTCTACCGCCGCACGGCGTCCGAGTATTTCCGCCGCTGCGACGCCGCGGGTCTGGGCGACCGGCGCGAAGTCAGCGCGCTCACTCCGTTCCTCCGCATGCTCCAGGGAGACTCACCATGAGTTACTACGGCTCCGCGGACTATCGCTACAACGACGACCTCGCGCTGCGTATGCGCGACATCAAGAAGGGCAACCTCGACCTGGGCTGGCTGAAGGCCGGCACCGAGTCGCGCAAGTTCGCCACTGAGAACAAGAAGCGCGGTCTCACCTACATGGACTTGAACCACGGCAGCTACGGCTACGACGACCTGCCCGAGCTGCCGCGCGGCCCGCGCGGCGCAGCACCCCGCGGCGCGGCCTTCGTGCCCGAGAACCAGGCCGACCTCGAGCCGGAGCTGAACCGCAAGACCGACGTGTGGGCCTACAAAGTCGCCTCGTTCACCGAAGAGGCGATGTCGCGCCAGTGGGACGCCACCACTGACGTGCCCTGGAAGGACCTCGACCAGTACCCGCGCAGCGAGGAGATCGAGATCGCCTTCGCGCAGCTGTGCACGTTCTTCACGGAAGTCGAGCTGATCGCGACCGACCTGCCCGCGAAGTGGCTGTGGCGCATGAACAACCAGTTCAGCGAGGTGAAGCACTTCATCGCCACGCAGGCCATGGACGAGGCGCGCCACGCCGAGGTGTTCCGCAAGCGCGCGCTGGCCGGCGGCATCGGGCTGATGGAGGCGCTGCCCCAGACCGAGCACTCACTGAAGGCGATCCTCGACGGAGACACTTACAGCGAGGCCTCGGCCTTCATGCACCTGCTGGCCGAGGGCAACGTGCTCACGATGTTCCGCTTCAGTGAGTTCATCTCGCCCACGCCGGTCGACAAGCGCATCTTCCAGCTGGTGATGCAGGACGAGGCCCGGCACGTGAGCTACGGCATGCAGCACCTGAAATGGATCATGGACCACGCGCCCGAGCAGAAGGAGCAGCTGCACCGCGCGCTCGACGAGGGCGAGAACGTCACGATCAATCAGTTCGACGCCGCACTCACCGAGTGCATGATCGTCCTGGCCGGCAAGGGCACCAAGCCCGAGCAGATCCAGGAGGGCATCAAAGTGGTCGGCAACATGCAGGCCAAGCAGATCACCGAGTATTTCCACCGGCTCGAGCGCGCGGGCTTCGCCGAGCGCATCCCGCGCTCGAAGTTCACGCCCATGATGGCCGACCTCGGGATCGGGCAGGGGGTCAAGGCGGCGCTCTAGGGCCGAGTGAGACGCATCTCATCGTCGCGCCGGCGGCACAACTACTCATGGCGTCCGTCGGGAGTGCGCTCCTAGGATGTCTCTCCGAATCCATTCGGAGGAACCCCGGTCGTGAGTGCACCATGGCTTCGGGCTGCAGCTTGTCTCTGGTCGCTCGGCTTCCTGTTCGCCGCCGAGGCGCGCGCCGGGCTGGCGACCTCGCCCAGCGCGAGCTTTCCCGGAACGCCCCCGGCCGAGGTGGGACAGGTCTCCACCGCGGGTGATCTGAACGGCGACGGCTACAGCGACCTCGTGGTCGCGTCCGGAGGCCAAACCTCCGTCTTCTTCGGCTCGGCCACCGGGGTGCACACGACTCCCGATTGGCAGGCCGCCCTGGGCACGCGCGCCACCTCGGTCGGCGACCTGAACGGCGACCACATCGACGATCTGGTGGTGGTGCAGACGACGATCCACGCGGGTCACGTCGCCACTGGCGTGGTCTATGTCTGGTTCGGAAGGGCGAACTTCGCCGCCGCTTCGACGACCACCGCGGATTGCACGCTCTTCGGCTCGCTGACGAGCTTCGGATTCACCATCTCGGGCGGCGATCTGAACGGCGACGGCATCGCTGATCTGGTGGTGGGAAGCCCGCTCCAAGAGCTCACGGGCACGGGCGCGGTCTACGTGTATCTGGGAAGTGCGACCTTCGCCTCGCTCTCGGGAGGCGGTGAGTCGAGCGCTTCGTGGAGCGCCGTGGGTCCGGCCCTGTTCGGCCAGGGGCTCGCGGCCACGGTCGACGTGAATGGCGATGGATTCGACGACCTCGCGGTCGGAGACCCCGGCTACTCCGGGACTCTCACCCAATCGGGAGCCGTGCTGGTGTACCTGGGCCAGAGCGCGTTCCAGACGCGGCCGTCGGGCACCACCTCGAACGCCGACCGCCTCCAGCCCGGGGACCAAGCCAGCATGTTCCTGGGCCGAGCGCTCGACGGCGCCGGAGACACCAACGGCGATGGCTACGCGGATCTCGTCGCGCAGGGCGCCGGGAAGTACCGGGTGCTGGCGGGCTCGGCGACCGGCACCGGGCTCTCCCAGATCTGGGCGGTCAATCTCACGGTGTCGCCGCACGACCAGCTCGACCCCGACCCGGTCGCGACCGCAGGAGACGTCAACGGGGACGGTCTCGCAGACATCGTGATCGGCAACTACGCCACCAACCAGATGCTGGTCTACTTCGGCCGGAGCGGGCCGGGGCCCAGCACCACGGCGAGCGAGACACGGACGGTGACGCCGGGCGCCGCCGTCTACTGGGCGGCCACCGGAGGCGATCTGAACGGAGACGGCTACTCGGACGTGGTTGCCATGGCCGCGGGCACCGCCAGCAATACGACCGTGCAGGTCTACAACGGAGGCGGCTACCCGACGTCGGCCGCGCTCGGCTACGCGACCTTCGGCGAGCCGAACACCGGCTACAGCGACGGGCTCGGCGCCGCCGGCGACGTGAACGGCGACGGCTTCAGTGACTACGTGGTCGGCGAGTACAACTACAACAGTCAGGAGGGCCGCTTCCGCGTGGTGTACGGCGCGGCCTGCGCCACCACCTGCAGCGCGCCCACGTCGACCGTCCTGGCAGGCTGGCTCGGCGGGCAGGCCGGCGCGGAGCAGGGCTGGAGTGTCTCCGGTGCGCACGACCTGAACGGCGACGGCTACGACGACGTGGTCGTGGGCGCGCCCACGTTCGACCACACCACGGGCACGACGGTGGCCGACGTGGGGCGCGTGCAGGTCTTTCTCGGCTCGGCGACCGGGCTCTCGGGCACGCCGAGCTTCACCTTCGAGGGTCCCGACGGCGCCGGCTCGCAGCTCGGCTGGTCCGTCGCCGGAGCGGGCGACGTGAACGGCGACGGCTACGCCGACTTCCTGGTGAGCGCGCCCTACGCGAACAACGGCCCCACGAGTCAGGCGGGCAAGGTCTACCTGTTCTTCGGCGCGCCGACACCGATCGGTGTCAACCCGACGCCCGCGTGGGTCTACGGCGGGACGGTCGCTGGCGAGCACGCGGGGATCAAGCTCGCCTCTGCGGGCGACCTCAACGGCGACGGCTTCTCGGACGTGATCGTCGCAGCGCTCAACGTGGGCC
Proteins encoded in this region:
- a CDS encoding ferritin-like domain-containing protein, whose translation is MSYYGSADYRYNDDLALRMRDIKKGNLDLGWLKAGTESRKFATENKKRGLTYMDLNHGSYGYDDLPELPRGPRGAAPRGAAFVPENQADLEPELNRKTDVWAYKVASFTEEAMSRQWDATTDVPWKDLDQYPRSEEIEIAFAQLCTFFTEVELIATDLPAKWLWRMNNQFSEVKHFIATQAMDEARHAEVFRKRALAGGIGLMEALPQTEHSLKAILDGDTYSEASAFMHLLAEGNVLTMFRFSEFISPTPVDKRIFQLVMQDEARHVSYGMQHLKWIMDHAPEQKEQLHRALDEGENVTINQFDAALTECMIVLAGKGTKPEQIQEGIKVVGNMQAKQITEYFHRLERAGFAERIPRSKFTPMMADLGIGQGVKAAL
- a CDS encoding FG-GAP-like repeat-containing protein, encoding MSAPWLRAAACLWSLGFLFAAEARAGLATSPSASFPGTPPAEVGQVSTAGDLNGDGYSDLVVASGGQTSVFFGSATGVHTTPDWQAALGTRATSVGDLNGDHIDDLVVVQTTIHAGHVATGVVYVWFGRANFAAASTTTADCTLFGSLTSFGFTISGGDLNGDGIADLVVGSPLQELTGTGAVYVYLGSATFASLSGGGESSASWSAVGPALFGQGLAATVDVNGDGFDDLAVGDPGYSGTLTQSGAVLVYLGQSAFQTRPSGTTSNADRLQPGDQASMFLGRALDGAGDTNGDGYADLVAQGAGKYRVLAGSATGTGLSQIWAVNLTVSPHDQLDPDPVATAGDVNGDGLADIVIGNYATNQMLVYFGRSGPGPSTTASETRTVTPGAAVYWAATGGDLNGDGYSDVVAMAAGTASNTTVQVYNGGGYPTSAALGYATFGEPNTGYSDGLGAAGDVNGDGFSDYVVGEYNYNSQEGRFRVVYGAACATTCSAPTSTVLAGWLGGQAGAEQGWSVSGAHDLNGDGYDDVVVGAPTFDHTTGTTVADVGRVQVFLGSATGLSGTPSFTFEGPDGAGSQLGWSVAGAGDVNGDGYADFLVSAPYANNGPTSQAGKVYLFFGAPTPIGVNPTPAWVYGGTVAGEHAGIKLASAGDLNGDGFSDVIVAALNVGPAGELAGLVFFGQSGGFGQPGGLPGTASVTLMGLAPGSDFGVSVASAGDVNGDGFSDVALGEPEWAGPLGGYQGVVRIFTGFDEGIHVTPATTIEGPAGYDRFGSAVGGGGDVNGDGYGDLVVGAQWNTTGTFADGAAHVYLGGPGGLSTTAVLDLVDTPGDNSDYGRDVFLDLDINGDGFSDVIVGGGGADSPTNADTGGVFVHFGGGGPAPHRRELQRRASGSQSIALLGATQPELEGSAFFAGGTFRNPAGRALAHAEFEVKRLNVAFDGTGLVSTANYLSGLSGLNVGAQVICPVAAPCRWRARLRTPNNPFFPGSPWFSLPGNSPTEADMRDGGDMDADGVTDGSDNCPLVGNSNQADGDGDGVGDACDNCLAVANPRVPGTFLTQNPWATLTGGQRDDDMDGFGNVCDADFPGTSQGGNVNAADTAQYKQSAGHDRRTLTCGSSHLGACAVFDLDLGQNTNGVNNINAADTARFKLLNGSPAGPKCGLCPLPCSGASCPH